A DNA window from Actinokineospora baliensis contains the following coding sequences:
- a CDS encoding DUF2306 domain-containing protein yields the protein MLKHIRVPIALLLLGAVPIAAGAFRLTKLTGPATEEGARFAAAPIPIVLHIVGATVFTVVGAFQFAPNLRRFAWHRIAGRLALPCGLIAALSGLYMTITYPHPASDAPLLTVFRLIFGTIMAVALVLGLLAIRRRDIAGHRAWVIRGYAVGIASGTQAVVTLPWFIAFGEPTPLPRALLLGAAWVLNLVVAEAAIRRRARCC from the coding sequence GTGCTGAAACACATCCGCGTCCCCATCGCACTCCTGCTGCTCGGCGCCGTCCCCATCGCCGCGGGCGCCTTCCGGCTGACGAAGCTGACCGGCCCAGCCACCGAAGAGGGCGCCCGCTTCGCCGCCGCACCGATCCCGATCGTCCTGCACATCGTCGGCGCCACGGTGTTCACGGTGGTCGGCGCCTTCCAGTTCGCCCCGAACCTGCGCCGGTTCGCCTGGCACCGGATCGCGGGCCGGCTCGCGCTCCCTTGTGGACTGATCGCGGCGCTTTCGGGGCTCTACATGACCATCACCTACCCGCACCCAGCCTCCGACGCGCCGTTGTTGACGGTGTTCCGCCTGATCTTCGGCACGATCATGGCGGTCGCGCTCGTCCTCGGCCTGTTGGCCATCCGCAGGCGGGACATCGCCGGGCACCGGGCCTGGGTGATCCGCGGCTACGCGGTCGGCATCGCGTCGGGAACGCAGGCGGTGGTGACCTTGCCGTGGTTCATCGCCTTCGGTGAGCCCACTCCCTTGCCGCGTGCGCTGCTGCTCGGGGCGGCGTGGGTGCTGAACCTGGTGGTGGCGGAGGCTGCGATTCGGCGGCGGGCGCGATGCTGTTGA
- a CDS encoding sensor histidine kinase — MLDIVRSLWREPRPTPVPPLTWWDKMLIGVLVLAAALEGLSRQQYASTALAVALAQLLWWRRDRPLLVVVLAFGTCAVASVALDRNFPDLTALVYLLVLPFSLYRWGSGREAALGSLVMVGQVGLSVLLGYQRLPDALAGTGVLAAAMALGAAARYRTRYRARELDQVKLVERERLARDLHDTVAHHVSAMAIRAQAGIAMAAADPGAAVAALRVIDAEAGKALEEMRGMVRVLRADEPAERAPGHRLDDLHRLASDGHPAVCVEVIGDASGLPSPIGAAAYRIAQEAVTNARRHAKNATQVRVRADVGATAVLLRVTDNGDPAAPRPPGFGVTGMAERATLLGGTCTAGPDPDRGWTVAATLPTKDGR; from the coding sequence GTGCTCGATATCGTCCGCTCGCTGTGGCGGGAACCGCGCCCCACCCCGGTGCCGCCGCTGACGTGGTGGGACAAGATGCTGATCGGGGTTCTGGTGCTGGCCGCCGCGCTGGAGGGCCTCTCGCGCCAGCAGTACGCCTCGACCGCCCTGGCGGTCGCCCTGGCCCAGCTCCTGTGGTGGCGGCGGGACCGGCCGCTGCTCGTGGTGGTCCTCGCCTTCGGCACGTGCGCGGTCGCCTCGGTGGCGCTGGACCGCAACTTCCCCGACCTGACCGCGCTGGTCTACCTGCTGGTCCTGCCGTTCTCGCTGTACCGGTGGGGATCGGGTCGGGAGGCCGCGCTGGGGTCCCTGGTGATGGTGGGGCAGGTGGGGCTATCGGTGTTGCTGGGGTACCAGCGGCTGCCGGACGCGCTCGCCGGGACCGGGGTGCTGGCCGCGGCGATGGCGCTCGGCGCGGCCGCCCGGTACCGAACGCGGTACCGGGCGCGGGAGTTGGACCAGGTCAAGCTGGTCGAGCGGGAGCGGTTGGCCCGCGACCTGCACGACACGGTCGCCCACCACGTGTCGGCGATGGCCATCCGGGCGCAGGCGGGCATCGCGATGGCCGCGGCGGACCCGGGTGCGGCGGTCGCGGCGCTGCGGGTGATCGACGCCGAGGCGGGGAAGGCGCTGGAGGAGATGCGCGGCATGGTGCGGGTGCTGCGCGCCGACGAACCGGCGGAGCGAGCGCCCGGGCACCGCCTCGACGACCTGCACCGGCTCGCGTCCGACGGCCACCCGGCGGTGTGCGTCGAGGTGATCGGCGACGCTTCCGGCCTCCCGTCACCGATCGGCGCCGCGGCTTACCGGATCGCGCAAGAGGCCGTCACCAACGCCAGGCGGCACGCGAAGAACGCGACCCAGGTGCGGGTCCGGGCGGACGTGGGCGCGACGGCGGTGCTCCTGCGCGTCACCGACAACGGCGACCCCGCAGCTCCCCGTCCCCCGGGCTTCGGCGTCACGGGCATGGCCGAACGCGCTACCCTGCTCGGCGGCACGTGCACGGCGGGCCCGGATCCCGACCGCGGGTGGACCGTGGCGGCGACATTGCCCACAAAGGACGGTCGCTAG
- a CDS encoding acyl-CoA dehydrogenase family protein, with amino-acid sequence MNRETVRAFVDRVVIPAEAELDTGLDLRGEAKAAGLWALPLPADLGGGGMPLARYLELAEDEGRSDYGPAVLGSASLLTARMLAAHATSELREAVLRPLVSGELVSAYAMTEPGVAGSDPSLLRTTARQRPDGAWIIDGRKWFTSDAARADLVLVVVRTGEELSLFAVPTGSPGFRVERELDVLGAGGQYEISFTGVRVPEGNLVGPVGQGLRLAGERLALGRTLRALRWVGQAQRCLEMLGARAGSRALGDGVLASYQLVQRLAFEAELSVRSARLLAGEAARLVAAGEQAAVEVSLAKTAAARALETAVDAAIQVHGAEGLMAASGLPRMLRVARSARILDGADELHITTTGRRLLRGYH; translated from the coding sequence GTGAACCGAGAGACCGTGCGCGCGTTCGTCGACCGGGTGGTGATCCCCGCGGAGGCCGAGTTGGACACCGGGCTCGACCTTCGCGGGGAGGCGAAGGCCGCGGGCCTGTGGGCGCTGCCGCTGCCCGCGGACCTGGGCGGGGGCGGGATGCCGCTGGCCCGGTACCTGGAGTTGGCGGAGGACGAGGGCCGCAGCGACTACGGACCCGCTGTGCTCGGGTCCGCCAGTTTGCTCACCGCGCGCATGCTGGCCGCGCACGCGACCTCGGAATTGCGCGAAGCCGTGTTGCGGCCGTTGGTCTCGGGTGAGCTGGTCTCGGCGTACGCGATGACCGAGCCGGGCGTGGCGGGATCGGACCCGAGCCTGCTGCGCACCACAGCCCGCCAGCGGCCGGACGGAGCGTGGATCATTGACGGCCGCAAGTGGTTCACCAGCGACGCGGCCCGCGCGGACCTGGTGCTGGTGGTCGTTCGCACCGGCGAGGAGCTCTCCCTCTTCGCTGTGCCAACGGGTTCTCCGGGGTTCCGGGTCGAGCGGGAGCTGGACGTCCTCGGCGCGGGCGGGCAGTACGAGATCAGCTTCACCGGTGTGCGCGTACCCGAGGGCAACCTGGTGGGGCCGGTGGGCCAAGGCTTGCGGTTGGCGGGCGAGCGGTTGGCGCTGGGGCGGACGCTGCGGGCGTTGCGGTGGGTTGGTCAGGCGCAACGGTGTTTGGAGATGTTGGGCGCGCGGGCCGGAAGTCGTGCACTGGGCGACGGGGTACTCGCCTCGTACCAACTGGTGCAACGGCTGGCTTTCGAGGCAGAGCTGTCGGTCCGGTCGGCGCGGCTGCTCGCGGGTGAGGCGGCCCGGTTGGTGGCGGCGGGTGAACAGGCGGCGGTGGAGGTGAGCCTGGCGAAGACAGCGGCGGCGCGTGCGCTGGAAACGGCGGTGGACGCGGCGATCCAGGTGCACGGGGCGGAGGGCCTGATGGCGGCGTCGGGGTTGCCGCGGATGCTGCGGGTCGCCAGGTCAGCCCGGATCCTGGACGGGGCGGACGAACTCCACATCACCACCACCGGACGGCGGCTGCTCCGGGGTTACCACTGA
- a CDS encoding MFS transporter gives MTRVTVVCTVAMAVSMLPLFVLGALGPVLVAEFGLAQWHLGALVAGGFGVAALLSLPAGSLVDRVGAGRSLVGLFVVGAGVLGVIAVAPSAWVVAVGVALGGVPQALANPATNKVILATVEPGQRGAVTGWKQSGVQVGAFVAGVPLAAVASFVDWRWGVAALALLCLVVVPAARMPVPHVPPKGGGSVGSRVVKLAAFSLALGFGLASVNTYFALYGVSLGLSAPVAAWLIAVMGVLGIAGRVLWSGAAGRAKDPASVLPLLALGAALSIAVVAVAEAAPWLVWVGAVGVGVFAVSGNAVSMVAVMRAVPPASAGRAAAVVSAGFFGGFALGPPLTGLVPGYPWLWACVGAAFLVAAGVAFVITRSAT, from the coding sequence ATGACGAGGGTGACTGTGGTGTGCACGGTGGCGATGGCCGTGTCGATGCTGCCGTTGTTCGTGCTTGGGGCGCTCGGGCCGGTGCTGGTGGCGGAGTTCGGGTTGGCGCAGTGGCACCTGGGCGCGCTCGTGGCCGGTGGGTTCGGGGTGGCGGCGCTGCTGTCGTTGCCCGCGGGCTCGCTGGTCGACCGGGTGGGGGCGGGGCGCAGCCTCGTCGGGCTGTTCGTGGTCGGTGCTGGGGTGTTGGGGGTCATCGCGGTGGCGCCGTCGGCTTGGGTGGTCGCGGTGGGGGTTGCGCTCGGCGGTGTGCCGCAAGCGTTGGCGAACCCGGCCACCAACAAAGTCATCCTCGCCACGGTCGAGCCGGGGCAGCGCGGCGCGGTCACGGGGTGGAAGCAATCCGGCGTGCAGGTGGGCGCGTTCGTCGCCGGTGTGCCGCTCGCCGCCGTCGCGTCCTTTGTGGACTGGAGATGGGGTGTCGCCGCACTCGCGCTGCTGTGCCTGGTGGTGGTACCCGCGGCCAGGATGCCGGTGCCGCACGTGCCGCCGAAGGGTGGCGGGAGCGTGGGTTCGCGGGTGGTCAAGTTGGCCGCTTTCTCGCTGGCGCTGGGTTTCGGGCTCGCGTCCGTGAACACCTACTTCGCCCTCTACGGCGTGAGCCTCGGCCTGTCGGCACCGGTCGCGGCGTGGTTGATCGCGGTCATGGGTGTGCTCGGGATCGCGGGGCGCGTGCTGTGGAGCGGGGCCGCCGGGCGGGCGAAGGACCCAGCGTCGGTGCTTCCGCTGCTGGCGTTGGGTGCCGCGCTGTCGATCGCGGTGGTGGCGGTGGCTGAAGCCGCGCCGTGGCTCGTGTGGGTCGGTGCGGTGGGGGTGGGTGTGTTCGCGGTGTCCGGCAACGCGGTGTCGATGGTGGCGGTGATGCGCGCTGTCCCACCCGCATCGGCGGGCCGGGCAGCCGCCGTGGTCTCGGCCGGGTTCTTCGGCGGATTCGCCCTGGGACCACCGCTGACCGGCCTGGTTCCCGGGTACCCCTGGCTGTGGGCTTGCGTCGGGGCGGCGTTCCTCGTCGCGGCTGGGGTGGCGTTCGTGATCACCCGGAGCGCGACGTGA
- a CDS encoding NAD(P)/FAD-dependent oxidoreductase yields the protein MVGHVVVIGAGVYGAAVAAGLAKRGARVTVVEAGAPAGGTSGATFSWTNSCGKQPRSYHDLSVAGMAAHQRLAAAAPHSDWYHEGGNLEWAADEVGLERLRAKVAGVLEYGYGARWLTKAEVVALEPDINPAGLPTGEIAYFPHEGWVEPTRLIGHLLATALSRGARLLRDDAAIDLDVDTTVKIRLTSGKSLTADAVVNCAGPHAARIAELAGLTLPMRNTLGVLIYTSPVAVSVSRVVHAPHVHLRPDGGGRLLLHTHEIDSAARVTAGKTEVDPTAVEGVVAAGRALYPGLRDATVESVRVGERPIPADGLPVLGRVTTLPTFHFAVSHSGTTLSVHAGDLVAAEALGDPQDEALAPFRYERFLA from the coding sequence ATGGTCGGGCATGTGGTGGTCATCGGGGCCGGGGTCTACGGGGCGGCGGTCGCGGCTGGTCTGGCGAAGCGCGGCGCCCGGGTCACCGTGGTGGAAGCGGGCGCGCCCGCCGGTGGGACCTCCGGGGCGACCTTCTCGTGGACCAACTCGTGCGGCAAGCAGCCGCGCAGCTACCACGACCTCAGCGTCGCCGGGATGGCCGCCCACCAGCGGCTGGCCGCGGCGGCACCGCACTCCGACTGGTACCACGAGGGCGGCAACCTCGAGTGGGCCGCCGACGAGGTGGGCCTGGAGCGGCTGCGGGCGAAGGTGGCAGGAGTCCTCGAGTACGGGTACGGCGCGCGGTGGCTGACCAAAGCGGAGGTCGTCGCGCTGGAGCCCGACATCAACCCGGCGGGCCTGCCGACGGGGGAGATCGCCTACTTCCCGCACGAGGGCTGGGTCGAACCGACCCGGCTGATCGGACACCTCCTGGCGACCGCCCTGTCCCGAGGCGCCCGCTTGCTGCGCGACGACGCCGCCATCGACCTCGACGTGGACACGACGGTCAAGATCCGGCTCACCTCCGGCAAAAGCCTCACCGCCGACGCCGTCGTGAACTGCGCCGGACCGCACGCCGCCCGCATCGCCGAACTGGCCGGTCTCACGCTGCCCATGCGCAACACCCTCGGCGTGCTCATCTACACCTCCCCGGTAGCCGTCTCCGTGTCCCGGGTCGTCCACGCCCCCCACGTACACCTACGCCCCGACGGCGGCGGGCGGTTGTTGTTGCACACCCACGAAATAGACTCCGCCGCCCGCGTCACCGCCGGGAAGACAGAAGTCGACCCGACCGCCGTTGAGGGGGTGGTCGCCGCAGGCCGAGCCCTCTACCCAGGCCTTCGCGACGCCACCGTGGAAAGCGTCCGAGTAGGCGAACGCCCCATCCCCGCCGACGGCCTCCCGGTCCTGGGCCGAGTAACCACCCTCCCCACATTCCACTTCGCCGTCTCCCACAGCGGCACCACCCTCAGCGTCCACGCAGGCGACCTGGTGGCCGCCGAAGCCCTGGGCGACCCCCAAGACGAGGCCCTAGCCCCCTTCCGCTACGAACGCTTCCTGGCTTAG
- a CDS encoding CoA transferase — translation MTGTLLDAKVSVSGSGATATVLRDHLAHLGLEVVDGGATDLAAEAVLDVPGGRHVVRVDWAGPVAVPGLRDEATVQAACGVMHVHGRSTGSPRGLGVDHCGTAAGVLAVTGLLAGVLREPLGEHVVETSVAEAALLTVSQYIAAAGEEFLPGGPPFTTADGVRYELEALVPEMWGAFWTALGAPVRAIGVGWRPFQFRYATATAPLPVELYETSRAATFDQVRAAARASGAGLTTLRHPADLPEGGHPWQVTPLPDPAPGVGLETVWEAGRRIQAPMAANLLRLLGARVVRVEPPDGDPLRGMPPTTGGLSARWLALNRGKEAVEVDLKDPNERQRLRDQVRAADVFLHNWAPGNAERWGLTAADLPGTVHVHTSGWADAPEDDLPIGTDFMVQARTGLADLVRPLDEVAAPSMMTLVDVLGGLIGAEATLVGLLARRATGRGVSVRSSLLGAATALSRGVSGRRPVGFRRPVDGQVGGVPVVTDLTDLLVDPAFAAVLSRDEHGSPALTAPWRFQ, via the coding sequence ATGACGGGAACCCTCCTCGACGCCAAGGTCTCCGTGTCCGGCTCCGGAGCCACCGCAACCGTGCTGCGCGACCACCTCGCCCACCTCGGGTTGGAGGTCGTCGACGGCGGGGCGACCGACCTGGCCGCTGAGGCCGTCCTCGACGTCCCGGGAGGTCGGCACGTCGTGCGGGTCGACTGGGCGGGCCCGGTCGCCGTACCGGGGCTGCGCGACGAGGCCACGGTCCAGGCGGCCTGCGGGGTGATGCACGTCCACGGCCGCAGTACCGGGTCACCGCGCGGCCTGGGCGTGGACCACTGCGGCACGGCGGCGGGTGTGCTCGCGGTGACGGGCCTGCTCGCCGGTGTTCTGCGGGAACCGCTCGGGGAACACGTCGTCGAGACGAGCGTGGCCGAAGCGGCGCTGCTGACCGTTTCGCAGTACATCGCGGCCGCGGGGGAGGAGTTTCTGCCCGGTGGGCCGCCGTTCACCACGGCCGACGGGGTCCGCTACGAGCTCGAGGCGCTGGTCCCCGAGATGTGGGGCGCGTTCTGGACCGCGCTGGGAGCTCCGGTCCGCGCCATCGGCGTCGGGTGGCGGCCGTTCCAGTTCCGCTACGCCACCGCGACCGCCCCGCTGCCCGTCGAACTCTACGAGACCAGCCGGGCAGCGACCTTCGACCAGGTGCGGGCGGCGGCGCGGGCCAGCGGCGCGGGCCTGACCACGCTGCGCCATCCGGCCGACTTACCCGAGGGCGGACATCCTTGGCAGGTCACGCCTCTGCCCGATCCGGCGCCCGGTGTCGGCTTGGAGACGGTGTGGGAGGCGGGTCGGCGCATTCAAGCGCCCATGGCGGCGAACCTGCTGCGGTTGCTCGGCGCCCGCGTGGTCCGGGTCGAGCCGCCGGACGGGGATCCGTTGCGCGGCATGCCCCCCACGACGGGCGGGCTCTCCGCGCGCTGGCTGGCGCTGAACCGGGGCAAGGAAGCCGTCGAGGTCGACCTCAAGGACCCGAACGAACGGCAACGCCTGCGCGACCAGGTGCGGGCGGCTGACGTCTTCCTGCACAACTGGGCGCCCGGCAACGCCGAACGCTGGGGCCTGACCGCCGCAGACCTACCGGGCACCGTCCACGTGCACACCTCCGGCTGGGCCGACGCGCCGGAGGACGACCTGCCGATCGGGACCGACTTCATGGTCCAGGCCCGCACCGGCCTCGCCGACCTGGTGCGCCCGCTCGACGAGGTCGCCGCTCCGTCGATGATGACCCTGGTCGACGTCCTCGGCGGTCTCATCGGCGCCGAGGCGACCCTCGTCGGCCTGCTGGCCCGCCGCGCCACCGGTCGCGGGGTGTCGGTGCGCAGCAGCCTGCTCGGCGCGGCGACCGCGCTCAGCCGGGGCGTATCCGGCCGCCGACCGGTCGGGTTTCGCCGACCGGTGGACGGCCAGGTCGGGGGCGTGCCCGTGGTCACCGACCTCACTGATCTGCTTGTAGACCCCGCGTTCGCCGCCGTCCTGAGCCGTGACGAGCACGGTTCGCCCGCACTGACCGCACCGTGGAGGTTCCAGTGA
- a CDS encoding ABC transporter substrate-binding protein → MKLGIVVLGAVLALSACGQAKGTDNAVQGKKVVAATAWEGALAKAAGAGEVKVIVPASVVHAADYDPKPSDLVAVGEADLVLYAEFEGFAGKLKEAAGGDARVEPVVLDNKPDVVRSEVRRLADLLGTKQAAEAWITEFDRTITGISGKRGGRVVSQAFVAYMAEITGLEVVGTYGPQPITPAQVADLTAAKPDLVLDNAHMPTSGGVLPDAGAKQVEIVNYPGPDLDLLRVYTTNAERIVTALG, encoded by the coding sequence CGCGTGCGGGCAAGCCAAGGGAACCGACAACGCGGTGCAGGGGAAGAAGGTGGTGGCGGCCACCGCCTGGGAGGGGGCGTTGGCCAAGGCGGCCGGGGCGGGCGAGGTGAAGGTGATCGTCCCGGCTTCCGTGGTGCACGCGGCCGATTACGACCCGAAGCCCTCGGACCTGGTAGCGGTCGGGGAAGCGGATCTGGTGCTGTACGCGGAGTTCGAGGGTTTCGCGGGCAAGCTCAAGGAGGCCGCGGGCGGTGACGCCCGGGTCGAGCCGGTGGTGTTGGACAACAAGCCGGACGTCGTGCGGTCCGAGGTGCGGCGCCTTGCGGACCTGTTGGGCACCAAACAGGCGGCCGAGGCGTGGATCACCGAGTTCGACCGGACGATCACCGGGATCTCCGGCAAGCGCGGGGGCCGGGTCGTCAGCCAGGCGTTCGTGGCGTATATGGCGGAGATCACCGGTCTTGAGGTGGTCGGCACGTACGGGCCGCAGCCGATCACCCCGGCCCAGGTCGCCGACCTGACCGCCGCGAAGCCGGACCTGGTGCTGGACAACGCGCACATGCCCACCAGCGGCGGCGTCCTGCCCGACGCGGGCGCCAAGCAGGTCGAGATCGTGAACTACCCGGGACCGGACCTCGACCTGCTGCGGGTCTACACCACCAACGCCGAGCGGATCGTCACCGCGCTCGGCTAG
- a CDS encoding response regulator transcription factor, whose amino-acid sequence MDGDVRVVVADDQEIVRTGLAMILGAQPGIEVVGEAGDGREAVEVVRALRPHVCLMDIRMPGLDGIEATRELADEVAVVVITTFDLDEYVYDALRAGARGFLLKNAGADLLAQAVHAAARGDALIAPNITARLLGAFAAGAPSTPAQPVAPLTDREEQVLAAVARGRTNNEVAAEFHITLSTVKSHIASLMTKLGARNRVEIVIWAYETGRVR is encoded by the coding sequence GTGGACGGTGATGTGCGGGTCGTGGTGGCCGACGACCAGGAGATCGTGCGCACCGGGTTGGCCATGATCCTGGGGGCGCAGCCGGGGATCGAGGTCGTCGGCGAGGCGGGCGACGGCCGGGAAGCGGTGGAGGTGGTGCGGGCGCTGCGGCCGCACGTGTGCCTGATGGACATCCGGATGCCGGGACTCGACGGGATCGAGGCGACGCGCGAACTCGCCGACGAGGTCGCGGTGGTCGTCATCACGACCTTCGACCTGGACGAGTACGTGTACGACGCGCTGCGAGCGGGAGCGCGGGGATTCCTGCTCAAGAACGCGGGTGCGGACCTGCTCGCCCAGGCGGTGCACGCGGCCGCACGGGGCGACGCATTGATCGCGCCGAACATCACGGCGCGGCTACTGGGCGCGTTCGCCGCGGGGGCGCCATCGACCCCCGCGCAACCGGTTGCGCCGTTGACCGACCGGGAGGAGCAGGTCTTGGCCGCAGTGGCGCGCGGGCGGACCAACAACGAGGTCGCGGCCGAGTTCCACATCACGTTGAGCACGGTGAAGTCGCACATCGCCAGCCTGATGACCAAGCTGGGCGCCAGGAACCGGGTGGAGATCGTGATCTGGGCGTACGAGACCGGCCGGGTCAGGTAG
- a CDS encoding class I adenylate-forming enzyme family protein: MEVPVKLAADQTLHDLVPQELRRSWAAQGIYRDQDIYSLFRAHAIANPGRTAILDADGAISYADLDVLVRRLAVGLTGLGVGEHDVVAVQLPNERLACAFDLAIAAVGAIALPYPVGRGDREAWSLLSRSRAVAVVTPTSHGDYPCAERTRAMLGDLPHLRTVIEVGGETAGCVPVSALLRGDPARFEQATPDPDGPARILVTSGSEAEPKMVLYSHNALVGGRGRFMAALLGDTPSPRVYVMVPLASSYGSNGTAVTLATHGATLVLRPRFDVDTALAAIVRDRPTHVLAVPTMFRMITDSGAQRDTSSLRVVALGGAALDAVTAGRVRESLGCAVVNVYGSADGVNCHTAVDGVPDSAGRPNPEVAHISIVDDDLRPVAAGEVGEIVSLGPMSPMCYVGAPELNARYRLPDGSVCTGDLGHFDADGHLHVVGRRKDIIIRGGLNISPAEVEGLLATHPAIRDVVCVPVSDPVLGERLCACVVAERDLSLAEVTAHLAAQGLEPRKFPERVVVLGELPLGPAGKVDRRAVQELIASRAR, from the coding sequence GTGGAGGTTCCAGTGAAGCTCGCCGCCGACCAGACGCTGCACGACCTCGTCCCGCAGGAACTCCGCCGATCCTGGGCCGCGCAAGGCATCTACCGCGACCAAGACATCTACTCGCTGTTCCGCGCTCACGCCATCGCGAACCCCGGCCGCACAGCCATCCTCGACGCGGATGGCGCGATTTCCTATGCGGACTTGGATGTTCTGGTGCGGCGCCTGGCCGTTGGGCTTACCGGGCTTGGGGTCGGCGAACACGACGTGGTCGCCGTCCAGTTACCGAACGAAAGACTGGCCTGCGCGTTCGACCTGGCCATCGCGGCGGTGGGGGCGATCGCGTTGCCGTACCCGGTCGGGCGGGGCGACCGGGAGGCTTGGAGCCTGCTGAGCAGATCGCGAGCCGTCGCCGTGGTCACTCCAACGTCCCACGGCGATTACCCTTGTGCGGAGCGAACTCGGGCGATGCTGGGGGATCTCCCCCACCTGCGCACGGTCATCGAGGTCGGTGGTGAGACGGCGGGCTGCGTTCCGGTGTCGGCGTTGCTGCGCGGGGATCCGGCGCGGTTCGAGCAGGCGACTCCCGACCCGGACGGCCCGGCGCGGATCCTGGTCACCTCCGGCTCCGAGGCCGAGCCGAAAATGGTGCTGTACTCGCACAACGCGCTCGTCGGCGGTCGGGGCCGGTTCATGGCGGCGCTGCTGGGCGACACGCCCTCGCCGCGCGTCTACGTCATGGTGCCGCTCGCTTCGTCCTACGGCAGCAACGGCACCGCGGTCACGCTGGCCACCCACGGCGCCACCCTGGTCCTGCGGCCCCGGTTCGACGTCGACACCGCACTGGCCGCCATCGTGCGGGACCGGCCGACGCATGTGTTGGCGGTGCCGACGATGTTCCGCATGATCACCGACAGCGGGGCTCAGCGGGACACCTCCAGCTTGCGCGTCGTCGCCCTCGGCGGCGCGGCGCTGGACGCGGTGACCGCGGGGCGGGTCCGGGAGTCGTTGGGGTGCGCGGTGGTCAACGTCTACGGCTCCGCGGACGGCGTCAACTGCCACACCGCCGTCGACGGTGTGCCCGACAGCGCCGGGCGGCCGAACCCCGAGGTCGCACATATCTCCATTGTGGACGATGACCTGCGTCCGGTGGCGGCAGGCGAAGTGGGGGAGATCGTCTCTTTAGGACCGATGAGCCCGATGTGCTACGTCGGCGCGCCCGAGCTCAACGCCCGCTACCGTCTCCCGGACGGGTCGGTTTGCACAGGCGACCTCGGGCACTTCGACGCGGACGGGCACCTGCACGTGGTGGGTCGCCGCAAGGACATCATCATCCGCGGCGGCCTCAACATCAGCCCGGCCGAGGTGGAGGGGCTGCTGGCCACGCACCCGGCGATCCGGGACGTCGTCTGCGTGCCCGTGTCGGACCCCGTTCTGGGTGAACGGTTGTGCGCTTGCGTTGTCGCGGAACGGGACCTGTCGTTGGCGGAGGTTACGGCGCACCTGGCGGCGCAGGGGCTTGAGCCGCGCAAGTTCCCCGAGCGCGTGGTCGTGCTCGGGGAACTGCCGCTTGGCCCGGCTGGCAAGGTCGACCGGCGGGCGGTCCAGGAGTTGATCGCTAGCCGAGCGCGGTGA
- a CDS encoding GNAT family N-acetyltransferase — MGVYHLAAADADDLARAGEQLHALYRRCFAEPPWAETEEQVAKQPERFVQHLAEPGAHGLLAALGGVVVGSIYGWPTAPGRPDTPFYERIFGGVEPTARPLLGPPALEVVELMVDPAHRGHGLGRDLLARFITGYPRAWLCTHAEAPARRLYDASGWSVVGSFTSTAGAPQVVYLSCTFG; from the coding sequence ATGGGGGTCTACCACTTGGCCGCAGCCGACGCCGATGATCTGGCGCGGGCCGGTGAGCAGCTGCACGCGCTCTACCGGCGGTGTTTCGCCGAGCCGCCCTGGGCCGAGACCGAGGAGCAGGTCGCCAAGCAGCCGGAGCGGTTTGTGCAGCACCTCGCCGAGCCGGGGGCGCACGGTCTCCTCGCCGCCCTCGGCGGAGTGGTCGTGGGGTCGATCTACGGCTGGCCCACCGCGCCGGGCAGGCCGGACACGCCGTTTTACGAGCGGATCTTCGGCGGGGTAGAGCCCACCGCCCGTCCCCTGCTGGGCCCGCCCGCGCTGGAGGTGGTCGAGCTCATGGTCGACCCGGCGCACCGCGGGCACGGGCTGGGGCGCGACCTGCTCGCCCGCTTCATCACCGGGTATCCGCGGGCGTGGCTGTGCACCCACGCCGAGGCGCCTGCCCGGCGGCTCTACGACGCGTCGGGTTGGTCGGTGGTCGGCTCGTTCACCTCGACCGCGGGGGCACCCCAGGTGGTCTACCTGAGCTGTACTTTCGGCTGA